In the genome of Leucobacter luti, one region contains:
- a CDS encoding FBP domain-containing protein → MHAHSLTTLRSALGNVDAATRRTVRMPRRPLRPPLGERDYLGWRDPSAPQRGYLFIERAGTPTGIMLTTTRTRMAQGRAVMCEFCRLPRRFEQVALFTAPTTPRRGAQSTIGTYLCVDLDCNARVNRLQPLTPLDPPAEELVATRREQLAERSTAFITEVLRQAALSGAAGSLRSP, encoded by the coding sequence GTGCACGCGCACTCACTGACCACGCTCCGCTCCGCGCTCGGAAATGTCGACGCGGCCACCCGCCGCACTGTTCGAATGCCCCGGCGCCCCCTCCGACCCCCGCTCGGTGAACGTGACTACCTGGGCTGGCGCGATCCGAGCGCCCCACAGCGCGGCTACCTGTTCATCGAGCGGGCAGGTACTCCAACTGGGATCATGCTCACCACGACCCGCACGCGCATGGCCCAGGGGCGAGCGGTGATGTGCGAATTCTGTCGCCTCCCGCGGCGTTTCGAGCAAGTCGCACTGTTCACGGCCCCCACCACCCCGCGCCGCGGCGCACAGTCCACGATCGGCACTTACCTCTGCGTCGACCTCGATTGCAACGCCAGGGTCAACCGGCTCCAACCACTCACGCCGCTCGATCCCCCGGCAGAAGAACTTGTCGCAACGCGCCGTGAGCAACTCGCTGAGCGATCCACCGCCTTCATCACGGAGGTGCTGCGCCAGGCAGCACTCAGCGGCGCGGCCGGGTCGCTGCGATCGCCGTAG
- a CDS encoding TetR/AcrR family transcriptional regulator, whose product MAYLPRDERRVAIVDATLRVIRRDGFGAVSARAVAQELGGSPGLIHQHFPSVQELVATAWRGYVSENLAEFSGAMLHREVDPLAEFFANHLDQSQGAELWIWADAWAHALRSPEFAAVFAETLSQLTGALCDAAPEVTEVGAERAVLLGVALAGAQRIAPERYGVERLAAIIAESSPGVVSG is encoded by the coding sequence ATGGCCTATCTGCCCCGCGACGAGCGTCGCGTCGCGATCGTGGATGCCACGCTTCGGGTGATCCGCCGCGATGGCTTCGGGGCGGTGTCCGCGCGTGCGGTGGCGCAGGAGCTGGGGGGATCACCCGGCCTGATCCATCAGCACTTCCCGAGCGTTCAGGAGCTTGTGGCGACGGCGTGGCGGGGGTATGTCTCCGAGAATCTCGCGGAGTTTTCCGGTGCGATGCTGCACCGCGAGGTGGATCCGCTCGCCGAGTTTTTTGCGAACCATCTCGACCAGAGTCAGGGTGCTGAGCTCTGGATCTGGGCCGACGCCTGGGCTCACGCGCTGCGCAGTCCGGAGTTTGCCGCGGTGTTCGCCGAAACGCTCTCGCAGCTCACGGGCGCGCTGTGTGACGCGGCTCCCGAGGTGACTGAGGTCGGGGCGGAGCGGGCGGTGCTGCTCGGGGTAGCACTCGCCGGGGCGCAGCGGATTGCGCCAGAGCGGTACGGCGTGGAGCGGCTAGCGGCGATTATCGCGGAGTCTTCCCCCGGTGTGGTCAGCGGGTAG
- a CDS encoding CueP family metal-binding protein, translating to MGIAATPLRSAVTVSVLGAALLLSACAPTGEDAGARAGSAAVAPGSVAESVAGTLATLANLGLNAEDSTALAEGLDALAVADRPAELMATIMPTEVRIQPDQPGEIIVPIADDQFYLSLAPYRTQTHPCTFHVPTSCLGELRGVDAQLRVTDAATGDVVVDRAARTGDNGFMGVWLPRDREFVVEVTVAGDTGTQTVRTGAEDPTCLTTLQVS from the coding sequence ATGGGTATTGCTGCTACGCCACTGCGCTCCGCTGTGACCGTGTCCGTCCTTGGTGCGGCGCTGCTGCTCTCAGCATGCGCGCCAACTGGGGAGGATGCTGGGGCTCGAGCCGGATCCGCCGCAGTGGCTCCGGGTTCTGTCGCAGAGAGTGTTGCGGGCACGTTGGCCACGCTCGCGAACCTCGGTCTCAATGCTGAGGACTCGACCGCACTCGCCGAGGGGTTGGATGCGCTGGCGGTCGCGGATCGTCCGGCTGAGCTGATGGCCACGATTATGCCGACCGAGGTGCGGATCCAGCCAGATCAGCCGGGTGAAATCATCGTACCGATCGCTGACGATCAGTTCTATCTATCGCTCGCACCGTACCGCACTCAGACGCACCCGTGCACGTTCCATGTGCCGACGTCTTGTCTCGGGGAGCTGCGCGGAGTCGATGCGCAGCTGCGAGTCACCGATGCGGCGACAGGCGACGTGGTTGTTGACCGTGCTGCGCGCACGGGGGACAACGGGTTCATGGGCGTGTGGCTGCCGCGAGATCGTGAGTTCGTTGTTGAGGTGACCGTGGCTGGGGACACGGGCACCCAGACCGTGCGCACCGGAGCCGAAGACCCCACGTGTCTGACCACGCTTCAGGTTTCGTAG
- a CDS encoding PACE efflux transporter — MTARGHTRSVLPVREELRFFQARPILRRVVFVAGYEGLSIVCTVVVLSALLGHGGSESTLTAILVSTTATVWNYAWNTMFEAFERRRGLTGRGVRVRALHAVGYEGGVLLFTIPLVALMLGITVFEALVIEGGLLVFFLVFTVVYTWVFDRAFGLPASAK; from the coding sequence GTGACCGCCCGAGGCCACACCCGTTCCGTTCTTCCCGTCCGTGAAGAGCTCAGATTCTTCCAAGCGCGTCCAATCCTGCGCCGCGTCGTTTTCGTCGCGGGGTATGAGGGCCTCAGTATCGTGTGTACGGTCGTGGTGCTCAGTGCGCTGCTCGGTCACGGAGGAAGTGAATCAACGCTGACCGCAATCCTGGTATCGACGACAGCGACGGTGTGGAACTATGCGTGGAACACGATGTTCGAGGCATTCGAGCGTCGCCGCGGACTTACCGGGCGCGGTGTGCGAGTGCGCGCGCTCCACGCGGTCGGGTACGAGGGCGGTGTGCTGCTGTTCACCATTCCGCTCGTGGCCCTGATGCTGGGCATCACGGTGTTCGAAGCCCTCGTGATTGAGGGTGGCTTGCTCGTGTTCTTCTTGGTATTCACAGTCGTGTATACCTGGGTGTTCGACCGCGCATTCGGGTTGCCAGCCTCTGCGAAGTGA
- a CDS encoding SDR family oxidoreductase: MSRTYVVTGAASGIGKTTTQILRAAGNTVIGVDLAGVEVSGDLSHREGRLTAAAEATRLANGTVDAVIACAGLSIPKPVTAAVNYFGMTEFLEAMQPALTTSPAPRVALISSMASLQPVAPPLVEALLQDDEQAALAIAEQLAGDPQTGNLIYSSSKQAVSRWVRREAPKALWAGAGIPLNAVGPGTVITPMTQELLASEDGRKLVDSVVPMPLNSHQAPESIANLLIWLTSVENTHCCGQTIYCDGGADVVLRGDDIWSWNEAGIRDTFARIQGAH; the protein is encoded by the coding sequence ATGTCACGCACCTACGTTGTCACCGGCGCAGCATCCGGCATCGGCAAGACCACCACGCAAATCCTCCGCGCTGCCGGCAACACTGTCATCGGAGTGGACCTCGCCGGCGTCGAGGTCTCAGGAGACCTCTCTCACCGCGAGGGACGCCTCACCGCTGCCGCTGAGGCCACACGCCTCGCAAACGGCACCGTGGACGCAGTCATTGCCTGCGCTGGACTGTCGATTCCGAAGCCCGTCACCGCCGCGGTGAATTACTTTGGTATGACGGAGTTTCTCGAGGCCATGCAGCCAGCGCTCACAACGTCCCCGGCGCCTCGCGTGGCGCTCATCTCTTCAATGGCATCGCTCCAGCCCGTTGCACCGCCGCTCGTCGAAGCGCTGTTGCAGGACGACGAACAGGCGGCGCTCGCGATCGCCGAGCAACTCGCGGGCGATCCTCAGACAGGAAACCTCATCTACTCCTCGTCGAAGCAGGCGGTGTCTCGCTGGGTCCGCCGCGAAGCCCCGAAGGCATTGTGGGCAGGGGCGGGAATCCCGCTCAATGCGGTTGGCCCCGGTACCGTGATCACGCCAATGACCCAGGAGCTTCTTGCGAGCGAGGACGGCCGGAAACTGGTCGATTCGGTGGTCCCCATGCCACTGAATTCCCACCAGGCGCCGGAGAGTATCGCGAATCTGCTGATCTGGCTCACGTCTGTCGAGAACACTCACTGCTGCGGGCAGACGATCTACTGCGACGGCGGGGCAGACGTCGTGCTGCGCGGGGACGACATCTGGTCGTGGAACGAGGCGGGGATCCGCGACACCTTCGCCAGAATTCAGGGGGCGCACTAG